The following proteins are co-located in the Sporosarcina pasteurii genome:
- the hfq gene encoding RNA chaperone Hfq: MTQGNMQDVFLNTLRKNNVFVTVFLMNGFQLKGLIKSYDNYTILLETEGKQQLIYKHAISTYVPTKTITMDLEE; this comes from the coding sequence ATGACACAAGGGAATATGCAAGATGTCTTTTTAAACACATTACGCAAAAACAATGTTTTTGTGACCGTATTTTTGATGAATGGTTTTCAGTTAAAAGGATTGATAAAATCTTATGATAATTACACGATCCTGCTAGAAACGGAAGGCAAACAGCAACTCATTTATAAGCATGCTATTTCGACTTATGTACCGACAAAAACAATTACGATGGACTTAGAAGAATAA
- a CDS encoding methionine gamma-lyase family protein, whose translation MDLNEELNLTNKVEGIEEKLTPYFKQIERISYANQKKVLAAFRNNRVSDFHLTGSTGYGYDDEGRDVLERVYAETFGAESCLVRNQIISGTHAISISLFGVLRPGDELLYITGKPYDTLDSIVSGNGKDTGSLADYGITYKHIDLLEDGSVDFEEVEKNIHDKTKVIGIQRSKGYSDRPSFMVREIKEMVEKVKAIAPDVIVFVDNCYGEFVEELEPTEVGVDLMAGSLIKNPGGGLVRTGGYIAGKEALVELCANRMTSPGLGAEAGASLDTLLEMYQGFFLAPHIVSQAVKGAIFTAALLDSYGLVTTPHYTTERTDLIQSVSFANAEQMIAFCQTIQENSPINAHFAPVPSEMPGYTDDVIMAAGTFIQGSSIELTADGPIRPPYTAYVQGGLTYEHVKAAVLSSTEKLIKEGLIMKS comes from the coding sequence ATGGATCTAAATGAAGAATTAAATTTAACTAATAAAGTAGAGGGAATTGAAGAAAAACTCACGCCTTATTTCAAACAGATTGAACGAATTTCATATGCAAATCAAAAAAAGGTCCTGGCAGCATTTCGCAATAACCGTGTTAGTGATTTCCATTTAACTGGATCAACAGGGTATGGCTATGATGATGAAGGACGTGACGTATTAGAGCGAGTGTATGCGGAAACTTTTGGTGCAGAAAGCTGTCTCGTACGTAACCAAATCATCTCTGGAACGCATGCCATTTCCATCAGTTTATTTGGCGTATTACGCCCAGGTGATGAGTTATTATATATTACTGGAAAACCTTACGATACGCTTGACTCTATTGTGAGTGGTAATGGCAAAGATACTGGGTCACTTGCTGACTACGGCATTACATACAAACATATCGACTTATTAGAAGATGGTTCTGTGGATTTTGAAGAAGTTGAAAAAAACATTCACGACAAAACGAAAGTAATTGGGATTCAACGTTCTAAAGGTTATTCGGATCGGCCATCTTTTATGGTCCGCGAAATTAAGGAAATGGTCGAGAAAGTAAAAGCGATAGCGCCTGACGTGATTGTATTCGTCGACAATTGCTACGGAGAATTTGTTGAAGAACTAGAACCTACTGAAGTTGGCGTTGATTTAATGGCGGGCTCTTTAATTAAAAATCCGGGCGGCGGACTTGTAAGAACAGGCGGATATATTGCAGGGAAAGAAGCGCTTGTTGAGTTATGTGCGAATCGAATGACTTCTCCTGGATTAGGAGCAGAGGCGGGTGCTTCATTAGATACATTGCTTGAAATGTACCAAGGCTTTTTCCTAGCACCACATATCGTCAGTCAAGCAGTCAAAGGTGCAATTTTCACGGCTGCGCTATTAGATAGCTATGGACTTGTGACAACACCACATTATACGACCGAACGAACAGATTTGATTCAATCGGTGTCCTTTGCGAATGCTGAACAAATGATTGCTTTTTGCCAGACGATTCAAGAAAACTCCCCAATCAATGCTCATTTTGCACCGGTTCCATCGGAAATGCCGGGCTACACAGATGATGTCATTATGGCAGCAGGAACATTCATCCAAGGTTCAAGCATTGAACTAACAGCAGACGGCCCAATTAGACCGCCATACACTGCATACGTACAAGGTGGCCTAACATACGAACACGTAAAAGCAGCCGTTCTTTCCTCAACAGAAAAACTAATCAAAGAAGGATTGATCATGAAAAGCTGA
- the lexA gene encoding transcriptional repressor LexA: MTKISKRQEAIMDFIKSEVNQKGYPPSVREIGAAVGLASSSTVHGHLARLESKGYIRRDPTKPRAIEVLDPEGLEAIKPGVLHVPLIGKVTAGQPITAIENIEEYFPLPESFGTNEDNLFMLEIVGDSMIEAGILNGDYVVVKQKSTADNGEIVVAMTEEEEATVKRFFKEKNYFRLQPENASMDPIIVDNVSILGKVVGVYRTIH; this comes from the coding sequence ATGACAAAGATTTCAAAAAGACAAGAAGCCATCATGGATTTCATTAAATCCGAAGTAAATCAAAAAGGGTATCCACCTTCTGTAAGAGAAATTGGCGCTGCAGTTGGATTAGCTTCTAGCTCAACTGTTCACGGGCATTTAGCACGCTTAGAAAGCAAAGGCTATATTAGACGTGATCCAACAAAACCACGTGCAATTGAAGTTTTAGATCCTGAAGGTCTAGAAGCGATTAAGCCGGGCGTTTTGCATGTTCCACTTATCGGAAAAGTTACAGCTGGACAACCGATTACAGCAATTGAAAATATTGAAGAATACTTTCCTTTACCTGAGTCATTCGGAACAAACGAAGATAATCTGTTCATGTTAGAAATTGTTGGCGATAGTATGATTGAAGCGGGTATTTTAAATGGCGATTACGTTGTTGTAAAACAAAAGAGTACGGCGGATAACGGTGAAATCGTTGTTGCCATGACCGAAGAAGAAGAAGCAACTGTTAAAAGATTTTTCAAAGAGAAAAATTACTTCAGACTTCAACCAGAAAACGCTTCGATGGACCCAATTATCGTCGACAACGTGTCCATTTTAGGTAAAGTAGTCGGCGTTTACAGAACGATTCATTAA
- a CDS encoding trimeric intracellular cation channel family protein, whose amino-acid sequence MAWDVFSFIGTVAFAISGAIIAMEEEYDLLGVYILGTVTAFGGGALRNLLIGLPPTALWSQGFLFQVAIISITIIFLFPNHLITHWERWGTYFDAVGLSAFAIQGAMFAVELELPISAVIVAAILTGSGGGIIRDLLAGRRPLVFKREIYAVWAAVGGLFVGLGLFNNDIALYLLLVVITSLRILSLIYHWTLPVKSIVNK is encoded by the coding sequence TTGGCTTGGGATGTCTTCAGTTTTATCGGTACAGTTGCATTTGCAATTTCTGGTGCGATTATTGCGATGGAAGAAGAATATGATTTGTTAGGTGTTTATATATTAGGGACGGTCACCGCATTTGGTGGAGGGGCCCTTAGAAATCTGCTGATAGGCCTCCCACCTACAGCCTTATGGAGTCAAGGATTTTTATTTCAAGTTGCCATAATTTCCATTACAATTATCTTTTTATTTCCAAATCATTTAATCACCCATTGGGAACGATGGGGCACCTATTTTGATGCAGTTGGCCTTTCAGCATTTGCTATACAAGGTGCTATGTTCGCTGTAGAATTGGAACTTCCAATTAGCGCGGTCATTGTTGCCGCCATTTTAACTGGTTCGGGTGGGGGCATCATTCGAGATTTACTTGCAGGCAGACGGCCATTAGTCTTTAAAAGAGAAATTTATGCTGTCTGGGCGGCTGTTGGGGGATTATTCGTCGGTCTCGGCTTATTTAACAATGATATTGCCTTATATCTTTTACTCGTAGTGATCACTTCTCTTCGAATTTTGTCTTTAATTTATCACTGGACACTTCCTGTCAAATCAATTGTTAATAAATAA
- the tkt gene encoding transketolase yields MTQQIDQLAINTIRTLSIDAIEKAKSGHPGLPMGAAPMAYTLWAKHMHHNPSNPQWFNRDRFILSAGHGSMLLYSLLHLSGYDLPMEEIKNFRQWDSKTPGHPEYRYTDGVEATTGPLGQGIGMAVGMAMAEKHLAAKYNKPGFDVVDHYTYALCGDGDLMEGVAAEAISLAGHLQLNKLIVLYDSNDISLDGDLDMSFTENIQKRFESYGWNYIRVEDGNNVGLISNAIEEAKENVGGPTMIEIKTVIGYGSPNKSGSSASHGAPLGEDEMKLTKDYYKWTFEEDFHVPEEVYESFREATTKLGLEKEQQWNELFESYQAEHAELATELQDAIAGKLPENFDDILPKYEEGTSLATRAASGDAINAIAEVVPALFGGSADLAGSNNTMIKGSDAFLPANYAGRNIWFGVREFAMGTALNGMALHGGLHVYGGTFFVFSDYVRPAVRLSALMEVPVTYVFTHDSVAVGEDGPTHEPVEHLAALRAMPGLSVIRPADANETAAAWKMAVSSERTPTALVLSRQNLDVLPKSAELAMEGVSKGAYVVSPASKDQADAILLATGSEVNLAVSAQKALKEEGIDASVVSMPSWDLFEKQDQAYKDSVLPKNVKKRLGIEMGASLGWHKYTGDEGDVLAIDTFGASAPGNIVIEKYGFTVENVVSKVKALLEA; encoded by the coding sequence ATGACTCAACAAATTGATCAACTTGCAATTAATACAATCCGAACACTCTCAATTGATGCAATAGAAAAGGCGAAATCCGGTCATCCAGGACTGCCGATGGGGGCTGCGCCAATGGCCTATACACTTTGGGCAAAGCACATGCATCACAATCCTTCTAACCCACAGTGGTTTAACCGCGACCGTTTTATTTTATCAGCTGGACATGGCTCTATGTTGTTATACAGCCTACTTCACCTATCTGGCTACGATTTGCCTATGGAAGAAATTAAGAATTTCAGACAATGGGACTCCAAAACACCTGGTCACCCTGAATACAGATACACAGATGGCGTAGAAGCAACAACTGGACCGCTTGGCCAAGGGATTGGTATGGCTGTTGGTATGGCAATGGCAGAAAAACATTTAGCGGCCAAATATAACAAACCTGGTTTCGATGTCGTTGACCACTATACATATGCACTATGTGGAGATGGGGACTTAATGGAAGGTGTCGCTGCAGAGGCAATTTCACTTGCAGGACACCTACAACTAAATAAACTTATCGTTCTTTACGATAGTAATGACATTTCATTAGATGGCGACTTGGATATGTCATTCACTGAAAATATTCAAAAACGTTTTGAGTCATATGGTTGGAATTACATCCGTGTTGAAGATGGAAATAACGTTGGACTTATTTCAAATGCAATTGAAGAAGCGAAAGAGAATGTTGGCGGCCCGACAATGATTGAAATTAAAACAGTGATTGGTTACGGTTCTCCAAATAAATCCGGCAGTTCTGCTTCACACGGTGCGCCGCTCGGTGAAGATGAAATGAAGTTAACAAAAGACTATTACAAGTGGACATTTGAAGAAGATTTCCATGTTCCAGAAGAGGTTTATGAAAGTTTCCGAGAAGCGACAACTAAGTTAGGCCTAGAGAAAGAACAACAATGGAACGAGTTATTCGAAAGTTATCAAGCTGAACATGCTGAGCTTGCGACGGAATTGCAAGATGCGATCGCAGGTAAACTTCCAGAAAACTTTGATGACATTTTACCAAAGTATGAGGAAGGCACATCCCTCGCAACGCGTGCAGCTTCTGGAGATGCAATAAACGCAATTGCAGAAGTTGTCCCGGCATTATTTGGAGGAAGTGCAGACCTTGCAGGTTCAAATAATACAATGATTAAAGGTTCAGATGCATTCCTACCAGCAAACTACGCGGGACGTAATATTTGGTTCGGTGTTAGAGAGTTTGCAATGGGTACTGCATTAAACGGTATGGCACTGCATGGCGGTCTACACGTATACGGCGGGACGTTCTTCGTATTCAGTGACTACGTACGTCCAGCAGTTCGACTTTCAGCATTAATGGAAGTTCCTGTAACTTACGTATTTACGCATGACAGCGTAGCAGTAGGGGAAGACGGTCCAACTCATGAGCCTGTCGAGCACTTAGCAGCACTTCGCGCAATGCCAGGATTATCTGTTATCCGTCCAGCTGATGCGAATGAAACAGCTGCTGCATGGAAAATGGCAGTAAGTTCGGAAAGAACGCCAACTGCACTTGTGTTATCACGTCAAAACCTTGATGTTTTACCAAAATCAGCTGAGCTTGCAATGGAAGGCGTTTCTAAGGGTGCTTACGTTGTATCTCCTGCATCAAAAGATCAAGCGGATGCGATTTTATTAGCAACTGGTTCAGAAGTAAACTTAGCAGTTTCAGCACAAAAAGCGCTTAAGGAAGAAGGTATTGATGCATCAGTCGTATCTATGCCGTCTTGGGATCTGTTTGAGAAACAAGATCAAGCATATAAAGACAGCGTCCTACCGAAAAACGTTAAAAAGCGTCTAGGTATCGAAATGGGTGCGTCACTAGGCTGGCATAAATATACAGGTGACGAAGGTGATGTTCTTGCAATCGATACATTCGGAGCAAGCGCACCAGGAAATATTGTCATTGAAAAATATGGCTTCACAGTAGAAAATGTTGTCTCTAAAGTAAAGGCTTTACTAGAAGCGTAA
- a CDS encoding recombinase family protein yields the protein MKSKSCVIYCRVSTEKETQEQSLDRQQEELQNMAEQFNFDVQASFSDQHSGFDIEREGLLDLLDYVQKNEVDAVLIQDETRIGRGNARMAVYHLLAKTNTDIFTYHNSGPISLNEMDTMLLEILALVEEYQRKIHNAKIKRGMRRAVREGYRPEKNLKNRGNLEGRERIEVPVSEIVSLRNKGLTFEEITSVLNGLGHDLSKATVHRRYREYIEEQEG from the coding sequence GTGAAGAGTAAAAGCTGTGTAATCTATTGTCGAGTGAGTACTGAAAAAGAAACACAAGAACAATCACTAGACAGACAACAGGAAGAATTACAAAATATGGCAGAGCAATTTAATTTTGATGTACAAGCATCGTTTTCAGATCAGCATAGTGGTTTTGATATTGAACGTGAAGGTTTGTTAGATTTACTAGATTATGTACAAAAAAATGAGGTTGATGCAGTCCTTATTCAAGATGAAACGCGTATAGGACGTGGAAATGCTAGAATGGCGGTGTACCATTTATTAGCTAAAACGAATACTGACATTTTTACGTATCATAATAGTGGTCCCATTTCATTAAATGAGATGGATACAATGCTGTTAGAAATCCTTGCGCTTGTTGAAGAATATCAAAGGAAAATACATAATGCCAAAATAAAACGCGGGATGCGCCGCGCAGTAAGAGAAGGGTATCGTCCCGAGAAGAACCTCAAAAATAGAGGGAATCTCGAGGGCCGTGAACGGATTGAGGTTCCAGTGAGTGAAATTGTTTCACTACGCAATAAAGGTCTTACATTTGAAGAAATTACGAGTGTATTGAACGGATTAGGGCATGATTTAAGTAAAGCAACTGTTCATAGACGTTATAGAGAATATATAGAGGAGCAGGAAGGCTGA
- a CDS encoding DUF896 domain-containing protein, with translation MLSKEKINRINELSKKSKTSGLSMEEAKEQSKLRQEYLASFRSNMRETIENVQVIDPEGNDVTPEKVKQAKNRQSKQ, from the coding sequence ATGTTATCAAAAGAAAAAATAAACCGTATTAATGAACTATCGAAGAAATCCAAAACGTCGGGGCTTTCGATGGAAGAAGCGAAAGAGCAGAGCAAACTGCGACAAGAATATCTTGCATCTTTCCGTTCTAACATGCGGGAAACGATTGAAAATGTTCAAGTCATCGATCCCGAAGGTAATGATGTAACACCGGAGAAAGTGAAGCAAGCAAAAAATCGACAATCCAAACAGTAA
- a CDS encoding LysM peptidoglycan-binding domain-containing protein — MNFIKKYNYILFVMVLFIIFTMAGIKKLEQDVTYEYLTVAEGDTLWGYSEKYAENIPTDKWINEIVKINNLSSTTIKVGEKIRVPATPQEFKLNDIATNTLEDGK; from the coding sequence TTGAATTTCATAAAGAAATATAATTATATACTATTTGTTATGGTGCTATTTATAATATTTACGATGGCGGGTATCAAGAAGTTAGAACAAGATGTAACTTATGAATATTTAACAGTTGCAGAGGGTGATACGTTATGGGGGTATTCTGAAAAGTATGCGGAAAATATCCCTACAGATAAATGGATAAATGAAATTGTGAAGATAAACAATCTGTCATCCACAACGATAAAGGTAGGGGAAAAAATACGTGTTCCTGCGACGCCACAAGAATTTAAATTGAATGATATTGCAACAAACACATTGGAGGACGGAAAGTGA